The genomic DNA aaaaaataaagaaaagctaaTTGCTAATGTCTTTATTatcttttaaaggttttttaattggtaagaggagaaagaagggttTAGCAAAATAATGCCAAATAAAAGAAGACCATTGTAACATTTTTAAAgcagacaaaatgaaacaaaaggaaaagaaaggtaattcagaaggaagcaaagaggCAGGAATGTTGTGATgatatgtataattaatatacacttttactttttaaagaaaaagctaTAGATAGATTAAAGATTGATTTATGGCTTCATatagaatctttttttgtgtgtgttctaTCATGTGtttggaaatgattttttaaaaaaataactaccCTAAAATATTTCCTGCATAAGGCACTATGGATTCAgagattaagagagagagagagaagcagaaccagaaaaacactgtacaccctaacagcaacatgggagtgatgttcaacctggaaggacttgctcattccattagtgcaacaattgggaacaattttgggctgtctgaaaaggagagtaccatctgtatccagataaggagctgtggagtttgaacaaagtacaaggactattccctttaatttgggggggaaaaaaccagatatcttattgtctgatcttgttacctctgagaattctgttctctttaaggatatgatttctctctcatcgcacccaatttggatcaaggtacaacatggaaacaaagtaaagattgagggactgctatctgtggggtgggggtggggggagggaagcgagattgggggaaaattgtaaaactcaaataatatctttaattaaaattaaagagagagagagagagagagagagagagagagagagagagagagagagagagaaggaaaattgttgagaaatttctttctttctttttttttttttttaggttattgcaaggccaatggggttaagtggcttgcccaagaccacacaggtaggtgaatattaagtgtttgaggctggatttgaactcagggactcctgactccagggccagtgctctattcactgcgccacctagccgcccccgagaaatttataatttcttaggGATTATGTAACATATAAATAAGTATGATCCCATAAGATCCCACCCCCACTTTTCCCCCCTTCCTATGTGCCCTAAATAGATTTCTCTTTTTatggaatctttcttttttcaaattaattttaaggaaaataatcattttctttccccgaaacaagaggaaaaaaaagatccttgTAAACATACTCATAGtagaagtaaaacaaattctcacactAGCTATGCTTCCAAAATAGATGGCTCAAATCTGCACCCCAAGACAGTTCCTCCCTGCCACTGCTCTGGAACCGAACCACAGCGCCAGCCGATAATTCCATAAACTTTCTTCCCATTCCTCCATCCCTCCTCGCGCCAGGCCTAACGGTTCCTCATTCTCAACCTCCTCCAGCCAGTCTTGCAAGCCCAGGTCCGAGAGCAGCGGCCAGAGGCGTCTCCCAGGGCAGGGCAGCCGCAGTAGCGGACACTTTCGAGGTCTCCCGTCGTTGACCACCCTTGTGACTCCCTCCGTTGCTCATGGGGCCGACCAGGGCCCGGCCCATCCTCCTGAGGGCTCCTCTCCTGGTGCTTGGGCTCGGGGCGCTCCTGGCCCCTGTCTGCAGCCTCCAGCGCCGGCCCGGTTGGCGTTTCGGCTCCTCCGAGGTGGTGATTCCCTTCCAACTTCGTGGCCTTGATCACGGGAAGAACTCTGGGCATCTGTCATACGTGCTGCACTTCGGGGGCAGGAGGCACGTGGTCCATCTGCAGCTTAAGAAGTTCCTGCTGCCCAGGCACTTGCCAGTCTTTACTTATACTGACCAAGGGTCCGTCCAAATGGACCACTCCTTCATCCCTAAAGACTGCTACTACCAAGGTTATGTGGAAGGGGCCCTGGGTTCCCTGGCTGCCCTCAGCACCTGCCATGGGGGTCTCCAGGGGATGCTGCAGGTGAACTCTCTTTACTATGAAATAGAGCCCCTGCCGGTCTCTCCCATTTTTCAGCATCTGGTTTATACAatggagaataaaaggaaaggccGTGGTTGGAAATGCGCCTTAGTGGAGGAGGAAATTGATCTTCTGGCTTTGGAGAAAAATGGGTTGGGACAGTCAATACCTAGAGCAAGGCCCAAGGACAACTGGTGGCCACAAACCAGGTTTGTGGAGTTGATGGTGGTAGTGGATAATTTTTGGTATAAGTATGCTTGGGAAAATAAAACTGAAGTGATACACCAAGTATTAGAAATAGTCAATATAGTAGATTCCCTGTATTATCCTATGTATGTTTACATAATTTTGAGTGGAGTGGAGATCTGGACAAATAGCAACCTAGTGAATTTTACTAATGGCATAAATGTAACTTTGGATGTATTTTCCCATTGGAAACGAGTAATTAATGAACGCTTGCCACATGATGTTGCTCACCTCTTTGTTCGCTATAACTTTGGTATATACAAAGGTTTAGCTTATGTTGGTACAATATGCCACGACTTAAAATCAGCTGGCATTGATGCATATGTTGAGGATAACTTGTTGGAATTCTCTGTCACTGTTGCCCATGGACTTGGTCATAACCTTGGCATGATTCATGACCATGACTTCTGTAACTGTGCACAAGAGCAATGTATCATGCATGCCAATTTCAGCTTAACTGATGTCTTTAGCAACTGTAGTTATGAAAGTTATTTTGACCAATTTAGTGAACTGTTTATAGATTGTTTAAAAAATCCACCAGAGCCTTACAAGATTGCCCCTACAAAGCTGTGTGGTAATAAGGTggtagaagagggagaagaatgtGACTGTGGATCAGTAAAAGAATGTAGTAAGGATTCTTGTTGTAAACCAGGTTGTACCCTGAGACCCCATGCTGATTGTGCTTTTGGACTGTGCTGTGTAAATTGTAAGATTGCACCAGCTGGAACACTTTGCAGACCCCCTAGGACACCATGTGACCTTCCAGAGTACTGCAATGGAACTTCAGTACTGTGCCAGAAAGATTTTTATATGCAGGATGGTACTCCATGTACTAGAAATGCCGTTTGCTATCAGAGTATTTGCAGTGATCGAGTTCAACAGTGCAAAGCTATCTTTGGTGAAACAGCCTATGACGCTCCCCTGATCTGCTACAAAGAAGCAAACATGATAGGTGATCAGTTTGGGAACTGTTATTTAGATGGTCATAGATATAGGCAATGTGATACAACGCATATTTTGTGTGGCAGTCTGCAATGTACTAATGTCAGTCAGATTCCCAATTTGGAGGAATTCACTACGATACTCCAAGTTAATGTGAATGGAGTTATGTGCATTGGAATAGACTCTGATATGGGAAAGGATTCTAGATATGTAAGAAATGGTGCAGTGTGTGACCATGGAAAGATCTGCCTGAATAAGAAGTGTATTGATTATTCTGTACTGAATTATGATTGTACGGCCAAGAAGTGTAATTTTAATGGCATATGCAACAACAAGAAAAATTGTCATTGCCTAAGTGGATGGGATCCCCCATTCTGTCTTAAAAGAGGATTTGGTGGAAGTATTGATAGTGGCCCTCCTCCAAAATGGgaagcaaatatattttttattatttgctgcCTAGCTTCTCTCTGTCTtggcttttattttatcttaataatgtttgtctgtTTAGCAAGAAAGTCAACATTTATCATCTAGAAAGGAAAAGCCATTGTTTAAAGAAAGTCGGGAACTAGTGGAAGGATCTATCCATATCAGATAATATCCTCTATAAGAGAAAAATTcttattcagaaaaaagaaaaaatccatctGCATCAATAATATTCATTGCAAACTAATATCAAATAAAGCTTCTGAAGGGAATTTTGTCATGGAGTTGAAACAATTAGGATTgattcccaaaatatttttagtttctttttataatGAAAGGGTCAGACCAAATTACTTTTAACAGCCATAAACCCTGAGTGACCATCACTCTCCTGATGCCTACTAGAAGACACTCATTTCAAACAGGGCAGGAGTAAGATCACTACAACAATCAGACATTTCTAGGATAGAGCTTCAAAAGTGCTCACTCTCTCTATTCTAAACAAAGTATGGGCTTAGAAGCTGCATTTATTGATAGCCTTAGAGCCACAAGCACATAACAGTGACATCAGTCTACTATAGTACTCTTAACTGTTCCAAGCACTGGTAGTTTCTCCTCCTACCCTCTCACTACTCTGCACCTCATCTCACAGGGTCTATTTTTTGATGAATGGTTTATAAGctctattctctcttcctcatctccattCCACCTTGTGACTAAGAGTCATAATGGTTAGAAGTGCTAAGACTTTCCATGTCTTACTTCAACTATCCCTTACAGTTTGGGGTAGGGCAAAGGCATTCTAGAGAAGCCTAGAAATTACAACCTGTAAAGACCACAGGTATTCTCATTGGTAGGGATGGAGTTGTGAGGAGAATGGGGAGTCCACATGCAACATTGAACTTTATAGGTTCTGAAATACAGTATTAACAATTCAATAGGTTCTGTGGAAAGACCACTGGATAAGGTAActtgagacttgtatttgaatcttgtttatatatgtgcacacacatatatgtgtgtgtttatgtatatatgccaaacatatataactataaatatagttatatatttatcactattttataacactctgaacctcaattttcttcatatataaaataagtagGTTATAagtttagagttgaaagggagcTCAGAAgagtcattctctaatttttaaaatgagaaaactgagccataAAGAGGTTGAATAATTGGCCTCAGGAAACAGAACTAAAAAGTATTTAAGGCAGATCCTCCAGATTTAAGAGCTGTCTTATCATATTTCCTCTCTAAGATTTAAAGAAAtgatctccaaagtcccttccagctctaaattatATCCTCATACTAACTTAAAGCTCTTAAGGCAAGGTTTTTATGTGGAGGGGCAGTAAAACAGCCTTTTCGTAGTTAAAAtggagaagatctgagttcaaatgcagtcttgggcaagtcagctattttttttttcaaggcagtggggttaagtgatttgcccaaggtcatacagctaggtaattatgaagtgtctgagtctggatttgagctcaggtcttcctgactagggccaggctctatccactgcaccacctagctgctgcaaAGTCAGCTACTCTTAAAGATCTGTAAAGTACCATtatagattaatatatatatatatatatgtataatatatatatatatatatatatattaattactgcctttacaaggttgttgtgagactcaagtGAATTGATGTCCTAAGATGCTTTGCAAAACTTGAAAGGTTTTTGAGCAAGAGTCATGTGGTCAACAGGTAAAGCAAAGTGATTATTTTGGCAACTATACAATGAAAGATGGCCTGAACTGGAGAAGAGCCCAGCCTAGAAATGATAAGAGCTTTAGTAACTAATGTGACAGCAATGCAAAAAGTGAAGAGTCAGTCAGCATTCATTTCTTAAGCacttaatatgtatgtatgttccaggcacagtgctaagtgctggagatacaaagaaagggagaagacaatcattgcccttgaggagctcacaTGGGTGAGTCAACATACAAGCAAATATCTACAaccaagctatatacaggatgaaGTGGAGATAATAAGGGAATGCACTAGATTTAAGAGTCTGGAGAGGTTTCTGAGTAAAAGGTGGGATTTTGGCTGGAATTTGAAGGGAAGCCAAagaagccaggagacagagatgagaagggaaagcatTCTTGACAGGGGAAAATGATTTCAGTCAGAAGAGCAAATGTCTTGTGTGAGGAATAGTAAGGAGGCTAATGATTCatcactgggtcaaagaatatgtgtGTGAAGGGATGAAGGTGGAAGGTGTGAAATGAGTGGTGGGGGAGAGGCTTTGAAGGCTTTGAGTGTTGgataggattttgtatttgatcttggaggtgataAGGAAacattggagtttactgagtaagCTGTAACCTAGGTGGACCTACATATTATATaacaaaagaagttttatttAACTATAGCATAGAAAGTATACTTAATAAGGACACAGCACTTAGCTCCTTATACGGAGACAAGCCTGATCAGCAAGGGAGAAGATGACAACTGGAGATTGGTGCAGGAGAAGATTTGGAACATTTGAAGGGCTTATTATACAATTAGGTGATGAGAAAGCTACCTTAACATGACTTGAAGTCACCAGGCAGCTGTAAGCCTAAGTTCCATGAGTCAGTCAAGTAAGACAACATTTCTCTCCCCTTCCAAACTTCACTAttgatattttgtccttcattcttgaagatcatggcatcagggatGTGATACTTTGATAAGCacttaaattgaatttgagtgagggggtgttgtgtgAAATCACCAGCCTAGCTTTCTCTTCCTCAATCATCTGAGTCTAGTGATGTCAGTGTGTCCAGAGAcatgtggatcaggatgactgggagGGAACTTCCAATGTTCTAGTTCCCTCAGGCTTGAAACCTCCATGTTATCCTCAGCATTCTGTATCCAATCTGTTGCTAAGACCTGTCACTGTCACCTTTTAACATCTCTCAAGTCTCCAATCCCCTGATTCTGTCCTCatacttggactattgcaatagcctaccAACAGTTGGTTAGTCGACCTGCCACAAGTCCCTTCCTACTCCAGTCCATCCACTACTCAGGTACCAAAGGCATTTTTCTTAAGTGCAGTTCCACCTATGTGACAGCTCTACTCAATGAATTCATGATTTCCTTATTACTTcccagatcaaatataaaattctgtccAGCACTCAAAACCCTTCAGAGCATTCAGATGCCCAGCAAAACAatattttgcagatgacaagTATTTCAAATTTGAATTGAATAATAGAGTTGAAGTAGGCAGTTGGCAGTCAAGTTCAAAGCATGAATTAATGGTGGGGAGGAAGACTTTGGGTTGAACAAAACTATGTTACTAGAAAAGATTGTAGGCTTGAGCAGAGTCATAAAAGAAGTCAGAAATTCCAAGAattagaagaagggaagaagaacaTTTCAGGTATAGAGCACAACCAGTACAAAAAACACAGGAGATGTAATTATCACTTAGATAAGAAGAAATTCAGCTAAGTAGATATATACAAGGAAGATTGGTTTGGAATTTGTTGAAGTCTCACAAGGTAATGTATACAGTATTAATATAGATTTCATAATTTAAGGGATTTTAATGTTTGAAAGGAACCAATTTGGGAGAATGGAGCAGCAATCATGTAACAGATAATCTTTCTAAGGGCAATTTTGGGTTATTTCCAATCTAAAGGTGATAAAAGGAACAATGCATTCCCaacatacatactatatatatatatatatatatatatatatatatatatatatatatatatatatataacactttagatacatatagatacatagatacatctTTTTGATAATGACCTACTTGAATACCTAACAGTAGAATATGTGGTTTAAAGATTATGTACACCTgagtagatggcacagtgggtagagtgccatcCCTGaattcaggaatacctgagttcaaatatgacctcagacacttagtagctatgcaaccttgggcaaggcacttaaccttgaATGCCTTGAATCCAAAGCCATAttctgtcatcctgattcatatctgacttctggacccagatgactacaAAGGAGAAAGTGGGGTTGTAGAATTAGaacagcacagcaccccctcattcaaaatccaattcacttgcttatgaTGCTATCACCTacctgatatcatggttttctttgagaaagaaggagaCACATAATTTCAGATTTCAATGTGAAATTGTTGTACCAATTCATGACTCAATTAGCAATTCTTTAGTATTCTTGTATCTCAATAAGTTTTCTAGAAAgaactgttatctttttttttcatctttgccagtATCCTAGGTATAACAACCACCTccaggttgttttgatttgcatttctcattATTAGTGATATGTAGCATTTTCATTTGGTTGATAGCagcttatatttcttcttttgaaaattgtttaatttGACCACTTACCAGGAAatgacttttgttcttttttctactaatttacatattttggatatcaatcatttattaaagatatttaatgcaaagatttttttgcCCAAACTGTACATTCTTATCATTCATCAATTTTGTGGAAaagcatttcaatttaatgtcataaaagtaatttaaaaaaatcttttgtaattGTCTCGATCCCTCATTTGATTGAGAATTCATCTCTTCCTCAAAACTGGAAAAGGTATATGATTCACTTCTCTTTGATTTACTTGATGCATGGATCTTTAATATTCAGGACATGTATCCATTTTTAATGTATTGTGGAATATCATGTAGGATAGAAGTTTAATTTATGCCAGATCACATAGTTCTATAacaggtaatttatattttatgatttcattgttcATGATTTCCCTTTGATCTACTTTAAAATTTAACCTGTAGCAAATGGttttgatttctgttttataaatatattttgagatTGAGCCATGTGtgaccaagttacttaaccctgtttactcatcaataaaatgaacttCAGGAGGACTgtcaaaccacttcagcatctttgctaGGTAAATcctaaatgaagtcacaaagcTGGGCGCAActcaaaatgattaaataacaatCCACTAAGGTAGAGTGGTATATTTTCATAAAGCTCCTTTGACCAGGTAGTTCAGTGCCTGAGTTTTATTTCAGAGTCATGCTATTCACTGCATAGTGAGAACCTATACTGAAATGAATGTGGCACATCATTGTCTAaatatcctttgatttttaaaactgattaatttgaaattattttaaatttagttaTCACTTATTACTTCCCCCCTACCCcactgaacaaataaaaaatatgtccTCAATACATAGCTGCAGTCTGGCAAAACAGATTTTCACAGTGACCATATTCAAGAAAATTACATTATGCATTTATACCTCTCTGTCaagtgaaaaataacattttcaccTTTATTCCTTTGGATTTATAGATCAGAAttctaaaatctttaaaagttgtttttctctataatgctatgattttataaattgttcttctattcactttattcagcatcaattcatagaagtctactttttcctctattattgtttattttttctttacacattactaaaatattcttgtttaagagtaaacataatacccctcctgcacaaaaatatattcaggacatgagaaataaaataaaagagaaaaaaatgtgtttcaatctgtgttctgataccatcagctctgtcttgggtggatcactttataagtccatcatagtagttacttccatatttttccacagttgctgttgctgattgtaattccttccatccattcctccccactaccatctattatattttatctcacctttcactctgtccctcttcaaaaatgttctgtggggcagccaagtggcgcagtggacagagcaccagcatGGGTCAGGAGGCTCCAaccctacatcccaccccagagacccagcaaccacctggccctgtggcccAGACAGACTACCCAATCACAGCATcttgcaaaaggtaaaagaaaatgttttatattttgacAATCCTCTGaaatgatctaccctctcctctatcacccacatccccccttccccctgtcccccttctctttttcttctagatgtccataccctattgagtgtgtatgttgtttcctctctgagccatctccgataagaatgaaggttccctcattgcaaaagctacatgaaatatcttttatatgaaatatcttagtctattctacatctcatttatttctcccagtacatttccctttcatccattgactccatttttacaacatatcttcaaattcagctgtctcctgtgtctcatctataaaagctccttctacctgctctattaaatgaggtccatatgaatattatcagtatcacttttgagtattattacaacaccccccccccccaagaacctcagtatgtgaggctctgactactctcatggtctgtaaatgaccacaggTGCACCCCTCTGCCCCAGGTCTGGGAGGAGcatccctgctctatgggggggcctagactgcaaccaggTTCTGGATGTGGTCAAAGCctcagagtcctgctccagggatagaagacagacctcagcagtctccctccgttaacttacctttggtgggctgagtaCTCAGCATGCAGCTGCCTGGAGACTCcagctccatgggcctgcttctgtttcctgggatctgggctgccacaagctgcgctgagggcctgggctttgtgcttgctctggcagaggtctccctgctgagctttcaagttgttcttggtgctccctggggtgcaagtCAGgtaactgcttctgctgccaggagccagcaCTCCCTGAGGCTtttcccagaaggctgaagttcctttgctagGGCATGGTGCCACCCCTCCAACACTGTGGAACACAGTTTTCCCACTAtattccaggttaccttgggcaggagaattgcctcactggatctttctgtgggttctctctcatgaaaatttaattagtcatttaaggtttttgaaatattttggagagagcacttaAGAGAGACTCttcttagggtggctaggtggtacagtggatagagcactggccttggagtcaggagtacctgggttcaaatctggcctcagacacttaataataattccctagctgtgtggccttgggcaagccacttaaccacatttgccttgcaaaaaaaaaaaaaaaacctaaaagaaaaaagagactcttctcctgtctttttttttttttaaggtttttttgcaaggcaacggggttaagtggcttgcctaggtaataagtgtctgaggccggatttgaatttaggtattcctgactccagggccggtgcactatccactgcaccacctagctgcctttcctgctgccatcttggctccactccccaTTACTGTTTATTGAATCATTTCTTATCACACAGTAATATTATATCtgtacaccacaatttgtttaaccatttcctgACTGGAGGACACTTGTttcatttccactttttttttgcttccatgaaaaatccttatcttttccttttcctttgatttcttttagatataggcctagatgggtcacaaagagtatgtatattttgataattaatttggacgtaattccaaattactttccagaatgactaaACCAATTCATGACTCTACCAATAGTACGCTAATATtgtacctgttttcccacagcTCCTcctagatttttcatttttctcttttgtcatcttttctaaTTATGAGACTCCATGTTCAATAGAATCTCAGAGGTGAttggattttttcctttgaaaactattatgttttgactatatatatatatatatatatataggcaaataGCTCTTAACTCTTGCAAATTTGTCAGTTCCTTATGTATCTTGTTAAAAGATCTCTATCAGAGAAAATATGCAGCGAAGATTCTCTACTCTCTCCTGCCTCCCACATTCACCAGTTTCCCATttaccttctaattttaactatcTTAAATTTGtgtgaaaacttaaaaaataaacatctaattataattaaaatcattcattttatctttccattgCTTGATTAATCTTAAACTCTTTATATGAAATCTGAAAGGTAATTTCCTTCTTACTCCTCTTTGTGatgtattattttatatctaagtcatgtATACAGTTTTaaagcttatcttggtatatgatgtTAGTTATGGGTTTAAACTtagatttctttccatttttccatttgtcaaataatgagtcctTTCCCTAATAAcaagatctttgggtttatcaaagactGTGTTactattctattttcttccccATGCTGTTTATCTGTTTCACAAGTACCAAATCATTTTCAAGATTCCTGCTTATAGTCTGAGATCCAAACCCTCAACAGCAAATAATATTTGAAACATTATTATTTGAGATATTTTTTGCCTCcttatgaatttaatattttgctAATCTACAAAATATTGTTTCTGTAGTCTGGTGCAGCATTGAATAAATTATGAGCagtgaattatttcttgaatagaagtattttataaaattggattcatatagtttctagatGAATCTTGGTAGCTGCATTCCCAATATTTTACACCCTTTGTgattattttaatggaatttctctttctagtgctttttcttgtttta from Macrotis lagotis isolate mMagLag1 chromosome 4, bilby.v1.9.chrom.fasta, whole genome shotgun sequence includes the following:
- the LOC141520379 gene encoding disintegrin and metalloproteinase domain-containing protein 20-like, encoding MGPTRARPILLRAPLLVLGLGALLAPVCSLQRRPGWRFGSSEVVIPFQLRGLDHGKNSGHLSYVLHFGGRRHVVHLQLKKFLLPRHLPVFTYTDQGSVQMDHSFIPKDCYYQGYVEGALGSLAALSTCHGGLQGMLQVNSLYYEIEPLPVSPIFQHLVYTMENKRKGRGWKCALVEEEIDLLALEKNGLGQSIPRARPKDNWWPQTRFVELMVVVDNFWYKYAWENKTEVIHQVLEIVNIVDSLYYPMYVYIILSGVEIWTNSNLVNFTNGINVTLDVFSHWKRVINERLPHDVAHLFVRYNFGIYKGLAYVGTICHDLKSAGIDAYVEDNLLEFSVTVAHGLGHNLGMIHDHDFCNCAQEQCIMHANFSLTDVFSNCSYESYFDQFSELFIDCLKNPPEPYKIAPTKLCGNKVVEEGEECDCGSVKECSKDSCCKPGCTLRPHADCAFGLCCVNCKIAPAGTLCRPPRTPCDLPEYCNGTSVLCQKDFYMQDGTPCTRNAVCYQSICSDRVQQCKAIFGETAYDAPLICYKEANMIGDQFGNCYLDGHRYRQCDTTHILCGSLQCTNVSQIPNLEEFTTILQVNVNGVMCIGIDSDMGKDSRYVRNGAVCDHGKICLNKKCIDYSVLNYDCTAKKCNFNGICNNKKNCHCLSGWDPPFCLKRGFGGSIDSGPPPKWEANIFFIICCLASLCLGFYFILIMFVCLARKSTFII